In Streptomyces asoensis, a single genomic region encodes these proteins:
- a CDS encoding LLM class flavin-dependent oxidoreductase, with protein MTSPYGRGRPLHLAAAVDQPGVHDAGAHVELTRLAERGGLDFVTLDDAFARPGPDASAVLARVAPATHRIGLVPTLTTTHTEPFHLQATVATLDWVSRGRAGWRIDVSTTEGEARLFGRRYSAPLDALWREAGEVADAAARLWDSWEDDAEIRDVATGRFVDRDKLHPVGFTGEAFSVRGPSVVPRPPQGHPVRVVDATEGPARSTAARHADVALVRAVSPGQARAVRDLLRAGAAGAGRDPDSLLVLVSLLIDLGDGEHAAEPGHGGGGPRQTAQGPLYRGGPVDLADLIASWYKDGAADGFHLVPVEPRRDLERLVNGTVALLQHRGLFRTFYPGSTLREHLGLARPANRYAGGAA; from the coding sequence ATGACCTCACCGTACGGCCGGGGCCGCCCGCTGCACCTGGCCGCAGCCGTCGACCAGCCCGGGGTCCACGACGCCGGCGCCCATGTCGAGCTGACCCGGCTCGCCGAGCGCGGCGGGCTCGACTTCGTGACGCTGGACGACGCCTTCGCCCGGCCCGGCCCCGACGCCTCGGCCGTGCTGGCCCGGGTGGCACCGGCCACGCACCGCATCGGACTGGTGCCCACCCTCACCACCACCCACACCGAGCCCTTTCACCTCCAGGCGACGGTCGCCACCCTCGACTGGGTCAGCAGGGGCCGGGCCGGCTGGCGGATCGACGTCTCCACCACCGAGGGCGAGGCCCGGCTCTTCGGCCGCCGGTACTCCGCACCGCTGGACGCCCTGTGGCGGGAGGCCGGTGAAGTCGCCGACGCGGCCGCGCGGTTGTGGGACAGCTGGGAGGACGACGCCGAGATACGGGACGTGGCGACCGGCCGCTTCGTCGACCGGGACAAGCTGCACCCCGTCGGCTTCACCGGCGAGGCCTTCTCCGTGCGGGGCCCCTCCGTCGTGCCCAGACCCCCGCAGGGCCATCCCGTGCGCGTGGTCGACGCCACCGAGGGACCCGCCCGGTCCACCGCCGCCCGCCACGCCGACGTGGCCCTCGTCCGCGCGGTGAGCCCCGGACAGGCCCGCGCGGTCCGCGACCTGCTGCGCGCCGGCGCGGCCGGTGCGGGGCGCGACCCGGACTCGCTGCTCGTCCTGGTGAGCCTGCTGATCGACCTCGGGGACGGCGAGCACGCCGCCGAACCCGGCCACGGCGGGGGCGGCCCCCGGCAGACGGCGCAGGGCCCGCTCTACCGGGGTGGCCCCGTCGACCTCGCCGACCTGATCGCCTCCTGGTACAAGGACGGCGCCGCCGACGGTTTCCACCTCGTCCCCGTCGAACCGCGCCGCGATCTGGAGCGGCTGGTCAACGGCACGGTGGCACTGCTCCAGCACCGCGGCCTGTTCCGCACCTTCTACCCGGGCAGCACCCTGCGCGAGCACCTGGGGCTGGCCAGACCCGCCAACCGCTACGCGGGGGGAGCGGCATGA
- a CDS encoding cell division protein SepF — protein MGSVRKASAWLGLVDDNDDERYYDDDYSEGTDSGDAWVTDPRVKVATDTAEEKGRRIGTVTPDSFRDARAIGELFREGVPVIMNLTAMEAGDAKRVVDFAAGLIFGLRGSIERVSTRVFLLTPSNTEIVNGDPSAHRTDGFFNQS, from the coding sequence ATGGGATCGGTGCGCAAGGCAAGTGCCTGGCTTGGCCTCGTCGACGACAACGATGACGAGCGTTACTACGACGACGACTATTCCGAGGGGACCGACTCCGGGGACGCCTGGGTCACCGACCCCCGCGTGAAGGTGGCCACGGACACGGCCGAGGAGAAGGGCCGCCGGATCGGCACCGTCACCCCGGACAGCTTCCGGGACGCGCGAGCGATCGGTGAACTGTTCCGGGAGGGCGTCCCGGTCATCATGAACCTCACGGCCATGGAGGCCGGGGACGCCAAGCGCGTCGTCGACTTCGCGGCCGGGCTGATCTTCGGCCTGCGGGGTTCGATCGAGCGGGTGTCCACCCGGGTGTTCCTGCTGACCCCCTCCAACACGGAGATCGTGAACGGAGACCCGTCCGCGCACCGGACGGACGGATTCTTCAACCAGAGCTGA
- a CDS encoding NtaA/DmoA family FMN-dependent monooxygenase (This protein belongs to a clade of FMN-dependent monooxygenases, within a broader family of flavin-dependent oxidoreductases, the luciferase-like monooxygenase (LMM) family, some of whose members use coenzyme F420 rather than FMN.), whose translation MSGRRPRDAGPQGRRCHLAVVPHAPLRAEGASAVPGVGDTAVWSAPGARNPTRPQIEFASFERLARTAERGLFDFLLLAEGLRLPEHRGRVHDVDVTGRPEPLTVLNALAGVTADLGLVATVDAAFHEPFDLARRLATLDHLSGGRAGWHVVTTSDALTGGNFRRGAYLGAADRHHRAAEFVATASQLWDSWTPDAGPRPFAHRGPHFDIAGEFTLPRSPQGRPVVIRTVDPVNGSGEEGRGQDAPGRDDRESAAATADVVLTRHDTPEAGRARYADLKGRLAGYGREPGELRIMSAITVVLGDTAAEAQERAATIRRQQVSPRHALLALERLWGRDLSAYDPDGPLPGLDPVPEPLTGPPAGGRTRRGQALATVRRLRALSQEKGLSIRQTVIETTARQSFVGTPEAVAADLAELVREEATDGFVLVPQLVPEGLDEFVDRVVPLLQEHGVFRTEYEPGTLRSRLGLPAPVAVQDGAARRPLRPLGPQG comes from the coding sequence ATGAGCGGCCGCCGACCGCGGGACGCGGGGCCGCAGGGCAGGCGCTGCCACCTCGCCGTCGTCCCCCACGCCCCGCTCCGCGCGGAGGGCGCATCCGCAGTCCCCGGCGTCGGCGACACGGCCGTCTGGAGCGCGCCCGGCGCCCGTAACCCCACGAGGCCGCAGATCGAGTTCGCCTCCTTCGAACGTCTGGCCCGGACCGCCGAACGCGGCCTGTTCGACTTCCTCCTCCTCGCCGAGGGGCTGCGGCTGCCCGAGCACCGGGGCCGGGTCCACGACGTGGACGTGACGGGACGCCCCGAACCGCTCACCGTCCTCAACGCCCTCGCCGGCGTGACCGCGGACCTGGGGCTCGTCGCCACGGTGGACGCCGCCTTCCACGAGCCGTTCGACCTGGCCCGCAGGCTGGCCACGCTGGACCACCTCAGCGGCGGCCGGGCGGGCTGGCATGTGGTGACCACCTCCGACGCCCTCACCGGCGGGAACTTCCGCCGGGGCGCCTACCTCGGGGCCGCCGACCGGCACCACCGGGCCGCCGAGTTCGTCGCCACAGCCTCGCAGCTGTGGGACTCCTGGACCCCGGACGCGGGCCCCCGGCCGTTCGCGCACCGGGGCCCGCACTTCGACATCGCCGGGGAGTTCACCCTCCCGCGCTCGCCGCAGGGGCGCCCGGTGGTGATCCGGACGGTGGACCCGGTGAACGGCTCCGGGGAGGAGGGCCGGGGGCAGGACGCCCCGGGGCGGGACGACCGGGAGTCCGCGGCCGCCACCGCCGACGTCGTCCTCACCCGGCACGACACGCCGGAGGCCGGACGGGCCCGCTACGCCGACCTCAAGGGGCGGCTGGCCGGGTACGGCCGGGAGCCCGGCGAGCTGAGGATCATGTCCGCGATCACCGTCGTCCTCGGGGACACCGCGGCCGAGGCGCAGGAGCGGGCCGCCACGATCAGACGGCAGCAGGTCTCCCCGCGCCACGCCCTCCTCGCCCTGGAACGGCTCTGGGGACGGGACCTCTCGGCGTACGACCCCGACGGACCGTTGCCCGGGCTGGACCCGGTCCCGGAACCCCTGACGGGTCCGCCCGCCGGGGGCCGCACCCGGCGTGGGCAGGCCCTCGCGACGGTCCGGAGGCTGCGGGCGCTGTCGCAGGAGAAGGGGCTGTCGATCCGTCAGACCGTGATCGAGACGACCGCCCGGCAGTCCTTCGTCGGCACCCCCGAGGCGGTCGCCGCCGACCTGGCGGAGCTGGTGCGCGAGGAGGCCACCGACGGCTTCGTCCTCGTGCCGCAGCTGGTCCCCGAGGGGCTCGACGAGTTCGTCGACCGGGTGGTGCCGCTGCTCCAGGAGCACGGCGTGTTCCGTACGGAGTACGAACCCGGCACCCTGCGCTCGCGCCTCGGACTGCCCGCTCCGGTCGCCGTGCAGGACGGGGCGGCCCGGCGACCTCTTCGGCCACTCGGACCACAGGGGTGA
- a CDS encoding acyl-CoA dehydrogenase family protein, which yields MSASSKLPPFDPADPLGIDDLLEPEDLAIRDTVRGWAADRVLPRVAEWYERGELPEIRELARELGALGALGMSLDGYGCAGASAVQYGLACLELEAADSGIRSLVSVQGSLAMYAVHRFGSEEQKQTWLPGMAAGEVIGCFGLTEPDHGSDPAAMRTYAKRDGSDWVLTGRKMWITNGSVAGVAVVWAQTDDGIRGFVVPTAAPGFSAPEIKHKWSLRASVTSELVLDEVRLPADAVLPEVTGLRGPLSCLSHARYGIVWGAMGAARSCFETAVEYSRTREQFGRPIGGFQLTQAKLADMAVELHKGILLAHHLGRRMDAGRLRPEQVSFGKLNNVREAIEICRTARTVLGANGISLEYPVMRHATNLESVLTYEGTVEMHQLVLGKALTGLDAFR from the coding sequence ATGTCTGCGTCCTCGAAGTTGCCCCCGTTCGATCCGGCCGACCCCCTGGGGATCGACGATCTGCTGGAGCCGGAGGATCTCGCGATCCGTGACACCGTGCGCGGCTGGGCGGCGGACCGGGTGCTGCCCCGTGTCGCCGAGTGGTACGAGCGCGGGGAGCTGCCGGAGATCCGGGAGCTCGCGCGCGAGCTCGGTGCGCTCGGCGCGCTCGGGATGTCGCTCGACGGGTACGGGTGCGCGGGCGCCAGCGCCGTGCAGTACGGCCTCGCGTGTCTCGAACTCGAAGCCGCCGACTCCGGGATCCGGTCCCTGGTGTCGGTGCAGGGCTCCCTGGCCATGTACGCCGTTCACCGCTTCGGCAGCGAGGAGCAGAAGCAGACCTGGCTGCCGGGGATGGCCGCCGGTGAGGTGATCGGCTGCTTCGGCCTCACCGAACCCGACCACGGCTCCGACCCCGCCGCGATGCGGACGTACGCCAAGCGGGACGGGTCGGACTGGGTGCTGACCGGCCGCAAGATGTGGATCACCAACGGGTCCGTCGCCGGGGTGGCCGTGGTCTGGGCGCAGACCGACGACGGCATCCGCGGCTTCGTGGTGCCCACCGCCGCTCCCGGGTTCTCCGCGCCCGAGATCAAGCACAAGTGGTCCCTGCGGGCCAGCGTGACCAGCGAGCTCGTGCTCGACGAGGTGCGGTTGCCCGCCGACGCGGTCCTGCCGGAGGTGACCGGGCTGCGCGGGCCGCTCAGCTGTCTGTCCCACGCGCGCTACGGCATCGTCTGGGGCGCGATGGGAGCGGCGCGCTCCTGCTTCGAGACGGCCGTCGAGTACTCCAGGACCCGTGAGCAGTTCGGACGGCCCATCGGGGGGTTCCAGCTCACCCAGGCGAAGCTCGCCGACATGGCGGTCGAGCTGCACAAGGGGATCCTGCTCGCCCACCATCTGGGGCGGCGCATGGACGCCGGCCGCCTGCGCCCCGAGCAGGTCAGCTTCGGCAAGCTCAACAACGTACGGGAGGCGATCGAGATCTGCCGGACCGCGCGTACCGTCCTCGGCGCCAACGGGATCTCGCTCGAATACCCCGTCATGCGGCACGCGACCAACCTGGAGTCGGTGCTCACCTACGAGGGCACCGTCGAGATGCACCAGCTCGTCCTGGGCAAGGCGCTCACCGGACTCGACGCCTTTCGCTGA
- a CDS encoding FAD/NAD(P)-binding protein: MSSETLGPETPATLVIVGAGPRGTGLVERIAANAPELYAGPGLEIHLVDPHPPGAGRIWRAAQSPLLWMNSHAEDVTMFTDESVEMAGPVRPGPTLHEWAGIDGRTFADRQVQGSYLRWVHEQAVAALPPGITVHHHPARALRVSGPRDGRQLIRLEGRDQPLAADLVVLALGHLDAEPDDEQAGLTAYAAEHGLVHLPPDFTADSDLSALPAGEPVLVRGFGLAFTDLMVLLTEGRGGRYEGDTYLPSGREPVLYVGSRRGVPYHSKIGYDWTGERPPLPRFLGPAETDALLARPGGFDFRRDVWPLVEKELGFAHYHRLFTAHPERTAIAWTDFEEKYEAASEGAEREALVASAVPDPRDRLDLAALDRPLDGVTYGSFEEFQEGLRGYVESDLGRRHDAGHSADLAVFLGLLSVYGQLVRLGNIGPRWHGFFSHLASGPPGPRLRQLLALSRAGVLKFVGADMAVQARDGVFRASSPTVPGVSVEARALVEARLPEPTLRRALDPLLRRLHADGAGETPDGLLRVDRADGRVLDRSGRPHPRRFALGPHTDGRTPGAFTRPRTGGPAFRQNDATARAVLVFLRDLGADAVG, encoded by the coding sequence ATGTCTTCCGAAACCCTCGGCCCCGAAACGCCCGCCACCCTCGTGATCGTCGGGGCCGGGCCCCGGGGGACGGGCCTCGTCGAACGGATCGCCGCCAACGCGCCCGAGCTGTACGCCGGTCCGGGGCTCGAGATCCATCTCGTCGACCCGCATCCCCCGGGCGCCGGACGCATCTGGCGCGCCGCCCAGTCACCCCTGCTGTGGATGAACTCGCACGCCGAGGACGTCACCATGTTCACCGACGAGTCGGTGGAGATGGCCGGACCGGTGCGGCCGGGTCCGACGCTGCACGAGTGGGCCGGCATCGACGGACGGACCTTCGCCGACCGGCAGGTCCAGGGGTCCTATCTGCGCTGGGTGCACGAACAGGCCGTCGCCGCGCTGCCCCCCGGGATCACCGTCCACCACCATCCGGCGCGCGCGCTGCGGGTGAGCGGCCCGCGCGACGGGCGCCAGCTGATCCGCCTGGAAGGCCGGGACCAGCCCCTGGCCGCCGATCTCGTCGTCCTCGCGCTCGGCCACCTCGACGCCGAACCGGACGACGAGCAGGCCGGGTTGACCGCGTACGCGGCGGAGCACGGGCTCGTCCACCTGCCGCCGGACTTCACGGCCGACAGTGACCTCTCGGCGCTCCCGGCCGGTGAACCCGTGCTGGTGCGCGGCTTCGGGCTCGCCTTCACCGACCTGATGGTGCTGCTCACCGAGGGGCGCGGTGGCCGGTACGAAGGGGACACCTACCTGCCCTCGGGGCGGGAGCCGGTGCTGTACGTCGGCTCGCGGCGCGGAGTGCCGTACCACTCGAAGATCGGGTACGACTGGACCGGCGAACGGCCCCCGCTGCCCCGCTTCCTGGGACCCGCCGAGACCGACGCGCTGCTGGCGCGGCCCGGGGGCTTCGACTTCCGGCGGGACGTGTGGCCGCTGGTGGAGAAGGAACTGGGCTTCGCCCACTACCACCGGCTGTTCACCGCCCACCCCGAGCGGACCGCGATCGCCTGGACCGACTTCGAGGAGAAGTACGAGGCCGCGTCCGAGGGTGCCGAACGGGAGGCCCTGGTGGCGTCCGCCGTGCCCGATCCGCGCGACCGGCTCGACCTGGCCGCGCTCGACCGGCCGCTCGACGGGGTGACGTACGGGTCCTTCGAGGAGTTCCAGGAAGGGCTGCGCGGATACGTGGAAAGCGACCTGGGCCGCCGTCACGACGCCGGGCACAGCGCCGACCTGGCCGTCTTCCTGGGGCTGCTGTCCGTGTACGGGCAGCTCGTCCGGCTCGGGAACATCGGCCCCCGGTGGCACGGCTTCTTCAGCCACCTCGCCTCCGGGCCGCCCGGCCCCCGGCTGAGACAGCTGCTCGCGCTCTCCCGGGCCGGGGTGCTGAAGTTCGTCGGCGCCGACATGGCCGTGCAGGCGCGGGACGGGGTGTTCCGGGCGTCGAGTCCGACCGTGCCGGGCGTCTCGGTCGAGGCGAGGGCGCTGGTGGAGGCCCGGCTGCCGGAGCCGACGCTGCGGCGCGCCCTCGACCCGCTGCTGCGGCGGCTGCACGCCGACGGGGCGGGGGAGACCCCGGACGGCCTGCTGCGGGTGGACCGCGCCGACGGGCGGGTGCTGGACCGGTCCGGCCGGCCGCACCCACGGCGGTTCGCGCTCGGGCCGCACACCGACGGCCGTACGCCGGGCGCGTTCACCCGGCCGCGCACCGGGGGTCCCGCCTTCCGGCAGAACGACGCCACCGCCAGGGCCGTCCTGGTGTTCCTGCGGGATCTCGGCGCCGATGCCGTCGGGTGA
- a CDS encoding MFS transporter: MSGTTTAAAGLRRRAAGAGANRWVVLVVLCVSLLLVAVDATVLHVAVPAVTEDLRPGAIELLWIVDTYPLVCASLLILFGTLGDKVGRRRVLLLGYALFGVASALAAFAGSAETLILARGLLGVGGAMIMPATLSILRQVFPDRRERALAIGIWSAVAAVGAAVGPLLGGFLLEHFWWGSVFLVNIPLMLVSLPVGRLLLPESRGTSDGPWDVVGALMAAAGLFGVVLGVKRLGGGELGPLTVAPLLTGAALILLFVRRQRRRRHPLVDLRMFGRPAFSTSVGCIVLAMLALVGLELIAAQYLQLVLGLSPLETGLRLLPLTFAAMAAGLAGARLLRRFGPRRMVCGGFVLTALAVLTLTAMGSSDNTGLLLSGFLLLGFGLETTLFAAYESMLSEAPPEQAGGAAAIGETSYQLGAGIGIALLGSVMNAAYAPRLRSVPGVPASASDAAGHSLGEAYEVAGRLGGPAGAALRQAARDGFVHGLHVTLLVSAGLLLLGAVMALRLPQVMQCEAPAAQVSLPSPREVDRSRVSA, from the coding sequence ATGTCCGGGACGACCACGGCCGCCGCTGGGCTCCGCCGTCGGGCGGCCGGGGCCGGTGCCAACCGCTGGGTCGTCCTGGTGGTGCTGTGCGTCAGCCTGCTGCTGGTCGCGGTCGACGCGACCGTGCTGCACGTGGCGGTGCCCGCCGTCACCGAGGACCTGCGGCCCGGCGCCATCGAGCTGCTCTGGATCGTCGACACCTATCCACTGGTCTGCGCCTCGCTGCTGATCCTGTTCGGCACGCTCGGCGACAAGGTGGGCCGCAGACGGGTCCTGCTGCTCGGTTACGCGCTGTTCGGCGTCGCCTCCGCCCTGGCGGCCTTCGCGGGGAGCGCCGAGACCCTGATCCTGGCGCGCGGTCTGCTGGGCGTGGGCGGCGCGATGATCATGCCCGCGACCCTGTCGATCCTGCGCCAGGTGTTCCCGGACCGGCGTGAGCGGGCGCTCGCGATCGGCATCTGGAGCGCGGTGGCCGCGGTGGGCGCCGCCGTCGGCCCCCTCCTGGGCGGCTTCCTGCTGGAGCACTTCTGGTGGGGCTCGGTCTTCCTCGTCAACATCCCGCTGATGCTGGTCAGCCTGCCGGTGGGGCGCCTGCTGCTGCCCGAGTCGCGGGGCACGTCGGACGGCCCCTGGGACGTGGTCGGCGCGCTGATGGCGGCGGCCGGTCTGTTCGGCGTCGTGCTCGGCGTGAAGCGGCTGGGCGGCGGCGAACTCGGGCCGCTCACCGTGGCCCCGCTGCTGACGGGCGCGGCGCTGATCCTGCTGTTCGTCCGCCGTCAGCGCCGTCGCCGCCACCCTCTGGTGGACCTGCGGATGTTCGGCCGGCCGGCGTTCAGCACCTCGGTGGGCTGCATCGTCCTGGCGATGCTGGCGCTGGTGGGCCTGGAGTTGATCGCCGCGCAGTACCTCCAACTGGTGCTCGGGCTGTCCCCGCTGGAGACGGGCCTGCGGCTGCTGCCCCTGACCTTCGCCGCGATGGCGGCCGGACTGGCCGGGGCGCGGCTGCTGCGGCGCTTCGGACCGCGCCGGATGGTGTGCGGCGGGTTCGTCCTCACCGCCCTGGCGGTGCTGACGCTCACGGCGATGGGCAGCTCCGACAACACGGGGCTGCTGCTGTCCGGGTTCCTGCTGCTCGGCTTCGGCCTGGAGACGACCCTGTTCGCGGCCTACGAGTCGATGCTGAGCGAGGCGCCGCCCGAGCAGGCCGGCGGCGCGGCCGCCATCGGGGAGACGTCGTACCAGCTGGGAGCGGGGATCGGGATCGCGCTGCTCGGCAGCGTGATGAACGCCGCGTACGCGCCCCGGCTGAGGTCGGTGCCGGGTGTGCCCGCGTCGGCCTCGGACGCGGCGGGGCATTCGCTGGGCGAGGCCTACGAGGTCGCCGGGCGGCTCGGGGGGCCGGCCGGGGCGGCCCTGCGACAGGCGGCCCGGGACGGGTTCGTGCACGGTCTGCATGTGACGCTGCTGGTGAGCGCGGGCCTGCTGCTGCTCGGGGCGGTGATGGCGCTGCGGCTGCCGCAGGTCATGCAGTGCGAGGCGCCCGCGGCGCAGGTGTCGCTCCCCTCGCCCAGGGAGGTCGACCGCTCCCGCGTCTCCGCGTGA
- a CDS encoding DUF5685 family protein has protein sequence MRQLNVPGTTGVVVFGIVRPCTHRLGEGLKAQWMAHLCGLCLALRGDHGQFARVVTNYDGLLISVLTEAQAERAGAGGRRRTAGPCPLRGMRTASVAQGEGARLAAAVSLVLASAKVRDHVADGDGLLARRPVAVAARRVAAGWGRAGERSGAAVGFDTAVLVDAVERQVGIEALAGPGIPLTAVTEPTETATAAAFAHTAVLAGRPGNAVPLAEAGRLFGRLAHLLDAVEDREADAAAGAWNPLTATGTPLTEARRLADDALHGIRLALRDVEFTDGRLAHLLLAHELGRSVDRAFGTRSCAHPAEGAFGPPTGPYAPRGPVDPHGPGNPYGGNPFGGEPPRPDRRGFWAGCAVALGLCCTCKACCADEFEGPWSRRRREGWCSDCGDCCSCCDACECCECCACDCSC, from the coding sequence ATGCGGCAGCTCAATGTCCCAGGGACGACGGGGGTTGTCGTGTTCGGAATCGTCAGGCCGTGTACACACCGGCTCGGAGAAGGTCTCAAGGCCCAGTGGATGGCGCACCTGTGCGGGCTCTGCCTCGCGCTGCGCGGCGACCACGGGCAGTTCGCCCGGGTCGTCACCAACTACGACGGCCTGCTCATATCGGTTCTGACGGAAGCTCAGGCCGAGCGGGCCGGCGCCGGGGGGCGGCGGCGCACGGCGGGACCCTGTCCGCTGCGCGGGATGCGCACCGCGTCCGTCGCGCAGGGCGAGGGCGCGCGGCTCGCCGCCGCGGTCTCGCTGGTGCTCGCCTCGGCCAAGGTGCGCGACCATGTCGCCGACGGGGACGGGCTGCTGGCCCGGCGGCCCGTCGCCGTCGCCGCGCGCCGGGTCGCCGCCGGCTGGGGGCGGGCCGGGGAACGGAGCGGGGCCGCCGTCGGGTTCGACACCGCCGTCCTCGTCGACGCCGTCGAACGGCAGGTCGGCATCGAGGCGCTGGCCGGGCCCGGCATCCCGCTGACGGCCGTCACCGAACCGACCGAGACGGCCACCGCGGCCGCCTTCGCGCACACCGCGGTCCTGGCGGGCCGGCCGGGCAACGCCGTGCCCCTCGCCGAGGCCGGCCGCCTCTTCGGACGGCTGGCGCATCTGCTGGACGCGGTCGAGGACCGGGAGGCCGACGCGGCGGCCGGTGCCTGGAACCCCCTGACGGCCACCGGCACCCCGCTCACCGAGGCCCGCCGCCTCGCCGACGACGCCCTGCACGGCATCCGGCTCGCCCTGCGCGACGTCGAGTTCACGGACGGCAGGCTCGCGCATCTGCTGCTCGCGCACGAGCTCGGGCGGTCCGTGGACCGGGCGTTCGGCACCCGGTCGTGCGCACACCCGGCCGAGGGCGCCTTCGGCCCGCCGACCGGACCGTACGCCCCGCGCGGACCGGTGGACCCGCACGGACCCGGCAACCCCTACGGGGGCAACCCCTTCGGCGGCGAGCCGCCCCGGCCCGACCGGCGGGGCTTCTGGGCCGGATGCGCGGTCGCACTCGGCCTGTGCTGCACCTGCAAGGCCTGCTGCGCCGACGAGTTCGAGGGACCCTGGTCGCGGCGCAGGCGCGAGGGCTGGTGCAGCGACTGCGGCGACTGTTGCAGCTGCTGTGACGCGTGCGAATGCTGTGAGTGCTGCGCCTGCGACTGCTCCTGCTGA
- a CDS encoding GTP-binding protein: MSGRSDSTVPLAVKIVVSGGLGAGKTTFIGTVSEIEPLGTEAAITQVSVGIDSLEGVESKTSTTVALDFGRIVLDPAITLYLFGTPGQGRFSFLWDDLVEGALGTVVLVDTRRIEECFPALDYFEAQGAPFVLAVNRFDGAERFEPEVVREALGLSAEVPLLECDARERGSVRDVLGALMDRVVGFRAAEGRPAVGAR; the protein is encoded by the coding sequence ATGTCCGGGCGCTCTGACAGCACCGTCCCGCTCGCCGTGAAGATCGTGGTGAGCGGCGGCCTCGGGGCCGGCAAGACGACCTTCATCGGCACGGTCTCCGAGATCGAGCCGCTCGGCACCGAGGCGGCGATCACCCAGGTGTCGGTCGGGATCGACTCCCTCGAAGGCGTGGAGTCCAAGACGAGCACCACCGTCGCGCTCGACTTCGGCCGGATCGTGCTCGATCCCGCCATCACCCTCTACCTGTTCGGTACGCCCGGGCAGGGCCGGTTCTCCTTCCTGTGGGACGACCTGGTGGAGGGCGCGCTCGGAACGGTCGTCCTCGTGGACACCCGGCGGATCGAGGAGTGCTTCCCGGCCCTCGACTACTTCGAGGCCCAGGGTGCGCCGTTCGTCCTCGCGGTGAACCGCTTCGACGGCGCCGAACGGTTCGAACCGGAGGTGGTGCGGGAGGCCTTGGGGCTGAGCGCCGAGGTGCCCCTGCTGGAGTGCGACGCCCGTGAGCGCGGCTCCGTACGGGACGTGCTCGGTGCGTTGATGGACCGGGTGGTCGGCTTCCGCGCCGCTGAGGGACGCCCGGCGGTCGGGGCGCGCTGA